The genomic window GATAAAAAAGAGAACCAAGAAGAAACACAAAATTGTGATATCTCAACTCCGATATGAGATATGATAAAgagtttttcatattaaatgtGGTACTGACGATAAGCTTCTTCTAATCGAGTAGATGAGAATTTAAGCTACAAGGGTTTATAGGGATTCTATTTGTTTAGTCTCGTAATCCTATGAGATCTAACAATGACATTGTATCTATATGAAAGATTACTATGATATCTTATAtcgattagaaaaaaaatatttttaacatcataTATGTAATggacttttttttaattaattatatagacAAGGCTATGAATACATATTAATGTATTCAAAGTGAACAATATctataaaaaaaggaaagtcgGTATGATCATATCTTAGTAGTTTAAGCTTGAAAAACATTATAAGCTTAATTGGTTaatgaaaaaaagttttttattgaaCTCAGAACAAATAACGTCTACGCGAGAAAAAACGAATATGAATCATATCACAAtagtttaaacttttaaaacGTTAAAAGCTTAATTTATGGTAGAATTATAGTTGATTAGAATATTATCTACATGAGAGATAACAGAAATAGAACATATCCTAATAACTTAAGCCTTTAATAAGACGTCTCAAGTTTGAATCATCTGGTCATAATAAGAATCAAGACATAAAAAGAAACGCAAGCATCAACATGGCTTAGAGAATATAGAATAATGTCCAACCAGGCCTCATGTCATCATAATTCGATTAgtttagaaaataattgaagacaccatagcttgttcacgTGCAAGTACTATTCTAGATGAAAGTTTAACGTTCAtatatcttcctttttcttttctgctACAACTTGTATTATAATTACAATGTGACAGAACAGTGAAGAAAGTGGGAGAGCTTTACACTACTGGAGAAGAAAAGAAGTAACAGCTATGGAGTTTATATAAACTAACTTTTGCTCTTGAACAACTCCACATTAGCTAAGGGGTCACATGGCTAGATAAAAGCCAGTTGGGCTATCTATTCATAGGCTCATTTCACATGTACCAGCTGCCAAGCAAAAAATGGCCAATCTGCAAATGAATAAATCTGTTGAGCTCATGAATATCGTCATTGACAATGATTGGTTGCAGTGATTGTTGAACTTTCCAGTGGGTCTCTTTTACCAACTACACCATCTTATCATATTATAGCTCTTTTAAGTGTTGGACAATGAGGTTTGTAGCTATTTGGGAAGATATTTCCAATGAAAATGCCAAAATATTCTAGTGGTACAGAGCGTTCCAAGTATGGATTCttaaatatatatgatgagatttaaattattgaatcatgattgaaataaatgaaagtaAGGCATAAGGATATAAATCATGAGACTTTAAATTATGTGATACCATTTGATTGATGATGTCTTTCCATACCTACCGAAAAAAAAATCTGTTTGACATCGTAAATAAACCCTATTTCAAAGCATTCCACATCAATTTTTTGGGATGTGGTGATGATATAAGTGGTTAGAATTGATGAGAATCAAGGCGAAGGCCCATATGAGTATGCAGTTGGCAAATGCTCAAACCCTCCACTATATCATAAGATACATGAAAACTTTGCAGGTATAGATCACTGATAGCTTAATATACATAATGGGTCAATTCTTGgataatttaagtttttttttggatataATTTAAGCTTAATATACATTAATTTCTTCTAATTTCATGTAATGACTTACTtctattttaaaacatgtttagaTATATAGTTTCAGGAatctattatatataaaatattaaaaacttctTTAATTCATCATCCAACGTAAGATATTATATTCActttcatacttatataacatTATCTTTATGTGTCACGAGATCATGGGGTCATTTAGATAAATACATTCCTTATAGAATCAAACAAATAGAGTTCTACATAAGGATCAAAGATTGACTTTAATATGAATCACCATTAATTCCTTTTGAGGTAGATATAGTTTATTCTGAATTCAATAGACTTCTGCgtttttaaaatatgtctaGAGTTAAAGAGGAACTTGTTACATATATTATACCAAGAACTTAAGATATCATATTCCATCTTCAAAGTTCGGTGAGACAAGAGAAGGCAAGCAATAGACGAATGACATGGTCCTCTATGACTACATGAATGTGTGCCTTTCTATAGGCATGGATGAGTGAAAAAGGACTTGATGGTGAAACCCAGTCAGCATGGGTCACAGCCATGTTCTGTGGTGGGCTGAGCCAACCTTACTGCTTCTAAAGACGATCATCAGAAGCATGTGACCCAtcaaacaattttctttaagaGCCATTATTGACAGCTTAGGATGCTTTACCGGGGCCAAAAACAACCAAGtctaaatacaaaaaaaatgtgaCAACACAGTCTCCATAGAAACAAGACAGGCAACATATAAGAAGGCACATCAAATCAATGGATATGGACACCTTACAGCTACCAAATCCAATCAATTCCAGATACCCCAATCCCAGTACCCCTCTGCCACCAAATCAAGAGCTTATATCATATAAAGATGTAACAGCCATCACCCAAAATGGGGGCCAAAATATTCTGACAGGAGGGATCAATAAACCTGTGGCCCAGCTCCACCAACCAGAAATTGTACATAATGGAAAGGTGATTGGCTCCATGAAATTATGGACTTGGTAAGgtcaagaaaaaagaagaagattcaCTTTGTGAAGTAGAAAGGCACACGGGAAAGCAATGAACTGattttttgctttgttttttgaCCTCAAATTCGCTGCAGTTAAGTCAACTGAACCCGTGAGGATAGCGAAATTATCTTAGATTGTCTCGCTATATAGGTCATTCAAAGCAGGAGGCAATGGCAAATGACATAGTTTCTGGTGATGGGCTGCAACCCAATCTGTTGGTTCAGAGTTTTCCATGGCTAAAGTTTGTTGTTCCATTGAAATGGAGCCCAGGACCTTGAATGAAGGACAGCTCCACCATGCTAGGGTAATTAATCTCTATCTTTTCTTGGCTGTTTCCTTCATTTATTTTAGAATCTCTTTGTTGCCCATTTTGTGCTTAGATCAGATGTACTAGTACTTTGTACTGAAAATTATAATTCGATATGCTCCACAGAAATGGAGCCCAGGAACTTGAACCAAGGACAATAATATTCAGTTCTGTCAATTAGGGTgacttctttcttttctttgatggTTTCACACCATTCTTACTTAGATTAGATCTAGTAGTGCTTACTTGCTACTAAAAATTGTAATTAGTTATGTGCCCTTAGAATGTTATCTTCTTTTTGTTGCCAAGAAAATGGGAactgaacctttttttttttgggaagtgTTATAagaattagttttgaaaaacaatttttgagaattgaaagagattttcttatgtttttgaGAAAATGGGAACATGCTTTGctactttttctttcattctgaATGAtgaaaaactgttttataaAACAGTTGTCAAACAAAACCCGCAGCAAAATTTGGATTAAAGAACAAGGCTTGAAGTGAACTGGTTCATATCAGGTCATAGGCTTCATGGCAATCACCTTAGCCACCATAAAATTTGTATACAAAAAGTCTCAAGAAAGTACTAAAATTTTGTTCTATTTGTTGCAGGAAGCAGCTGTGGACATAGTACAAAAGATGGAACCAAAGGAAGCCTCAAATGTATTCGCGGATGTATGCTTCTGCAACACTTTCAGCCTCTTTACCAACAAGGATTTTAAATAATTGCTTGATAAATTGATTGTGCAGGGAATGAGACAAGTGGTTACAGTGAAGGAGATGGAGCAGCTGGAGCAGATGGCGGAAAAAGAGCAACTTGAGAAGCTTGCTGAGTGCAATGAGACGGCTCCGGCCATTGGAGGACCCTGCCAGTGCTCATGCTTCCCCACCAACTTAGAATCCCCTGATCAAGCTGGCCCTAGGGAGCCTCTTTCAGCTCCCTTCTGAagcttttttaatttttttttccactggTAGCATCACTATCATTAGCCAGTGGCTTAGATGACTGGTTGGCTTGGCTCATACAATATCGTTGGGTTCTGGTTATTGACCATTAAATCCTTGTATTTAACCATACTGTAAGCCATTGAAACTTAGATTTGTGATGAATAACAACATTTGTAATCTTGTTGATTGTAATTTCAATAAAAGGGTCAGTTGGGCTCCTTTAATCTCACTTTTGGGGGTCCCTAGTGAAAGAGAACATATTGTCCCATTTGTTTGTGAGGTTAAACCAATTTTCACAAGTTTGCATCCTTTCATAAGCATATCTTGCTTTCATTGCcaactgttttcaaaaaatagttttaaaaaactgtttttataatctattaaataatttttttttaaaacttagatatttttaacttattttttttatgttttaaaatatattttaaaataatttttatgtatttaattattttttaaaatagttattataaaataaaaataattaaaagatgttatctaaaatattattatttttattttaaaaaacaaaaaaaaaattattttttgttttcgtttaatatatttttctatttttttaaataaaaaaaattttaaaacataatttctaattttctttttttgggttttttttccattttatattcaaataaattgaaatttgtgtaaaaatttgaattagaaGTGAATGCAAAGTATTTATTCAGATTTAAgattttggataaaatttaaaatttttgacaatttttttaatttaataaaatacttgaaaataaaagtatatttaaaaaatcaaacaaagctAAAATATCTTAAGTCGCTTCAGAGTTcagacaaggaaaaaaatacagTGCTTAATCTGTAAATATCTTACATGTCAGGAAGAAGCCCAAAAatgtaaatttgaaaatattaaataaatgtgttttttttttttttttctagtgcCAATACATAATAGTTGTGTCTTGTGGTTGTGGGTTGTACTTGCACCCAaggtataaaaataataaacaactCAATGACGAAAAGAACCCTCATCAGTAATCGCTCATGCACGGTAACGTGGGAAAGGGTATAAGGGCATTTTCGTCATTTAAGTGACGGGTgccaaagtccataattttgaatttggatCAAAGTTCTAGGGTTTTTGATCCTTAATACTTAGGGTTTccgttttctttcattttggtTCCTCTGCATCTCTCAGGGCTCTTTCGGGGGGAAAACGTAAAACGCAGgtcctctctctttttctctctctctctctgtataACTGTGTGTAATATGGTTTTGAATTTGAATCACAAACGTTAAtttccgtttggttgctgagaagcTGCTAGAAAATAGGAGacgtttgaattttgaatatagaAGTCTCATTTATTGAGATTCGAGATAATATAATTGACGGAGCTCAACTCAACTATTTGGTATAGTGTCGTTTTTCCTTTTCCTATCGGGaaatgaaaacaatagaaaacttGCAGtctgattttttcttttattttgctgttttctttcttggaagccaaattGAGGGCCTgcataatttcttcaatttatttttatttttagtttttgaaatttttggttAAACTCTGATACGTTATTGAGAAATTTTTGCTTCCTGGGATTGGTTTTGGAAACTGATTCTTTGCCACTTTGTGAAAATCGGAGTATCTAAAGTTCATTTTCTGCTAATTTTATGCTCGGTTTATTTTCTGATGAAACCTAGTGTATGAATCCTAAATTTGAACCTTTGATGCTTAATGTTTTTCCTATATTTGGAATATAGAAAAAATGACTCGCCCAACATAGAGTAATGTACTTCCCTGGGTACAACAGTGGAGTTTTTTTtcaccaaaacaaagaaatcattAGTCTCTTGGCAAAGAGAATGAGAAACGGCTACTTGTTTCTGGAAATGAAAATGGTGAAAGTGGTGCAGAATGCATGTTTCCTATCCTTCTTTGAGAAGAATCTGAAAATTAGAAACTTtcagaaaatgggaaaaataagAAAGTTTTCTAACaagttcttcattttcatttttgtggaTAAGAaagcctttttttctttttctttttctcactaAACCAGTTTCATTTTAAATACCAAATGGGTCCataatgatttgaaaattttattttattttcttttctccgTGTTTCATCTGCCAATGTATGGTTAATTATTTCTCCATTGAATTGCAGATACCTTAGTTCCTTCTGGAAATATCAAAACAATGAGCACAACAGTACAGAGAACCCCCAGGTCGGGAAGACAGTCATTGTTTTTCCAGGATTTGGCATCTCCT from Vitis vinifera cultivar Pinot Noir 40024 chromosome 9, ASM3070453v1 includes these protein-coding regions:
- the LOC100249817 gene encoding uncharacterized protein LOC100249817, which translates into the protein MAKVCCSIEMEPRTLNEGQLHHAREAAVDIVQKMEPKEASNVFADGMRQVVTVKEMEQLEQMAEKEQLEKLAECNETAPAIGGPCQCSCFPTNLESPDQAGPREPLSAPF